A DNA window from candidate division WOR-3 bacterium contains the following coding sequences:
- a CDS encoding PLP-dependent aspartate aminotransferase family protein: MRYNTKLIHIGEEPNLKEGGYGDVVIPIHLSTTFARREAEKPTGGYEYSRTGNPTRDSLEKKLAILENAKFALAFSSGMAAESTLLLTLLKSGDHIIAFDDLYGGTKRLFKILSENYNIEVGYVDARFLDNVKRAIKKNTRLIWLESPTNPLMKLCDIKEISKIAKENNVITILDNTFLSPVFQKPLELGADIVIHSTTKYINGHSDSVGGAIMLNDEKIYEKLKFNQNAIGAILSPFDSYMVIRGIKTLTLRMLKHEENAKKIAEFLENHPKVEKVYYPGLKSHPQHELALKQMKGFGGMLSFEIKGKLEDAKKFVESLKIFSLAESLGGVESLIEIPYIMTHASLSEEEKKKVGIRENLIRVSVGIEDVEDLIEDLEIAFSKIS, translated from the coding sequence ATGAGATACAATACAAAACTTATTCATATTGGTGAAGAACCAAATTTAAAGGAAGGTGGATATGGTGATGTAGTTATTCCGATTCACCTTTCAACAACTTTTGCAAGAAGGGAAGCAGAAAAACCAACAGGAGGTTATGAATACTCAAGAACAGGTAACCCTACAAGAGATTCTCTTGAAAAAAAACTTGCTATTCTTGAAAATGCAAAGTTTGCTCTTGCTTTTTCTTCAGGAATGGCTGCGGAAAGCACCTTACTTTTAACCCTTTTAAAATCAGGTGATCATATAATTGCCTTTGATGATTTATATGGTGGAACAAAGAGGCTTTTTAAAATTTTAAGTGAAAATTATAATATTGAAGTAGGTTATGTGGATGCAAGGTTTTTGGATAATGTTAAAAGGGCAATAAAGAAAAATACAAGATTGATATGGCTTGAAAGTCCCACAAATCCCCTTATGAAATTGTGTGATATAAAAGAAATATCAAAAATTGCAAAAGAAAATAATGTTATAACAATCCTTGATAACACCTTTTTAAGCCCTGTTTTTCAGAAACCACTTGAACTTGGTGCTGATATTGTTATTCACAGTACTACAAAGTATATAAACGGCCACTCAGATTCTGTTGGAGGAGCAATTATGCTTAATGATGAAAAAATTTATGAAAAATTAAAATTCAATCAGAATGCAATTGGTGCAATCCTATCACCCTTTGATTCCTATATGGTAATAAGGGGTATAAAAACTTTAACTTTAAGGATGTTAAAACATGAAGAAAATGCAAAAAAAATTGCTGAGTTTCTTGAAAATCACCCTAAAGTAGAAAAGGTTTATTACCCTGGTTTAAAATCCCACCCCCAACACGAACTTGCCTTAAAGCAAATGAAAGGTTTTGGCGGTATGCTTTCCTTTGAGATAAAGGGAAAATTAGAAGATGCCAAAAAATTTGTTGAAAGTTTAAAAATATTTTCCCTTGCTGAATCTCTTGGAGGTGTTGAATCCCTTATAGAAATTCCTTATATTATGACACACGCCTCTCTATCAGAGGAAGAAAAAAAGAAAGTAGGTATAAGAGAAAATCTGATAAGGGTTTCAGTTGGTATAGAGGATGTTGAGGATCTTATAGAGGATTTAGAAATTGCTTTTTCTAAGATTTCATAA
- a CDS encoding Ig-like domain-containing protein, which yields MNRIYKIFWYFMLFSSLNGLTWQTQVVDATGNVGKYTSIKIDNQNRYYISYYDSTNGDLKFAYYDGSIWKIETVDGLLSDVGKWSSISLDLNNRPHISYYDVSNRDLKYAYYNGLFWVIETVDNIGNVGQFTSIYVDQNGIPHISYFDNTNTALKYAYKPTSSWIIETVDNSANVGRYTSIIVDENGKVHISYNDQTNNALKYATGNYGNWQIQTIVNNQYGSFTSISLDNNNYPFISHRKYGGQGSEGLYLHFFNGNTWQSRGIDLPGGGSLNGRWTSIKYDKTSRNVWISYYNGDNGDLKVAYSFDYPNYNTFNVLTIDTTGDVGMSSSLALTTYGTPVIGYYDATNQDLKIAELRDVDPPSAPLNLTANGDNPSPWNNTGIFELNWVNPQDESGIKRALYKLYLAPTSNFDTTGTLKANSPDTVQINTEGIVPLYLWLQDNAGNLNYNNYSVVYLRYDISKPINSKTKINIKFSNTSTYTISWTKGNDLGNPPSGIMGYNVYYRDGNGPWTLWLSNHPDTQEIFTGLDGHTYFFEVTSLDSAYNEEIGSFLPEDTLSFDLTPPSAPQNLYANGSSPSPWTNNSQFIITWVEPSDFSGIRKRFFKLGSPPNSSFDTTGTFHKSPDTVTISSEGIIDLYLWFEDSASNVNHNNRGNVKLRYDITKPLNSSVKIPEKSTNQINYIINWSRGSDNLSGIKFYELYYKVKGGTWNLYQSNITDTFISFNFSITDTFYYFEVISVDSAGNKEILTGFAEDSIFVDFKAPSPPLNLLANGSNPSPWTNINRFIITWTEPYDISGIRNRFYKLNSPPFNPYDTTSSFHRSPDTLSVDQEGIIPLYLWLSDSLGNISHNNSSSCNLRYDKTKPLNATCNIIESSTNQSVFPVKWTKGSDNLSGIIHYELYYRVKNSSWILYADSIVDTFINFQASLYDTFYYFEVISVDSAGNKEVLMGIPEDSIYVGNIVPLPPQNILANGSNPSPWTKDTVFILTWQNPYDPTGIVKALYKLGSRPQSNYDTTGSLRGNPPDTVYTKVQGGVKLYMWLVNGLGNLDYHNIDSVLLRYDPIPPQGATASTPLYSINDTLIVTWTSGEDFGGAGIKGYDVYYKDGEGQWNLLIGDINSLSYIFIGQHGHKYFFEVVSKDSAGNVEVQTFIPEDSVIFDLVPPNITSIIPSHGSSNVPYNTDIKISFSEKLNRRTVADTNFEIRGKRSGFHTFNLTYDSTNFVITLDPHTGFSSHETVFVSVSQNITDVAGNRLAGQRIFFFITELRPDTEGPVSIASINPVSPEPFNYLDINVIVSDTGRGNSIITYAEFFIDSIGQNGSGIFLDPSDGNFDENFEEVYKKIDLVPLNFKAGETHYIFVHAKDINNNFGKFDTIKFVISPDDDTLPPSFIGFTQGYINPNTNFYIKGVIQDPSGVYDDSTGSLGQGVYLLWDNDGEIDNTFNELKLDRTFGDTFRTLIQIPGQDSGEIVYKVYSHDNDFDTGHPADRKKGESPLYRVIFYIPMMVNLTHSPDIVYIGDSLKVEVSANISFGESPVCSLITSKGSLKLELPLFEISGNLYRGKIITEGADIGIARIVAHYKDYGTPKKIEDSVLIQAKGEFLPENTVYLWPNPASSEGNFHFYINQNAKVQVEIFDIRGKKIMESSGIFKGGVKPHTINSNAIKLNLRNLAPGVYIFRLKADAIDTKESKTVLKKFAIVR from the coding sequence ATGAACAGAATATATAAAATTTTTTGGTATTTTATGTTATTTAGTTCTCTAAATGGTTTAACTTGGCAAACTCAGGTGGTAGATGCAACAGGAAATGTAGGGAAATATACATCAATTAAAATTGATAATCAAAATAGATACTATATCTCTTATTATGATTCTACAAATGGGGATCTAAAATTTGCTTATTATGATGGTTCAATTTGGAAAATTGAAACAGTTGATGGATTATTATCAGATGTAGGAAAATGGAGTTCAATCTCCCTTGATTTAAATAATAGACCGCATATTTCTTACTATGATGTAAGTAATAGAGATTTAAAGTATGCTTATTATAACGGATTATTCTGGGTTATAGAAACAGTTGATAATATAGGAAATGTGGGGCAGTTTACTTCTATTTATGTGGATCAAAATGGGATTCCCCATATAAGTTATTTTGATAATACAAATACTGCTCTTAAGTATGCCTATAAACCTACTTCCTCATGGATTATAGAGACAGTTGATAATTCAGCTAATGTAGGAAGATATACCTCCATTATTGTAGATGAAAATGGAAAAGTTCATATAAGTTATAATGACCAGACAAATAATGCTTTGAAATATGCAACAGGTAATTATGGAAACTGGCAGATTCAAACCATTGTAAATAATCAGTATGGTAGTTTTACCTCTATTTCTCTTGATAATAATAATTATCCTTTTATTTCTCATAGAAAATATGGAGGTCAAGGGTCAGAAGGTCTTTATTTACATTTTTTTAATGGAAATACTTGGCAGTCAAGGGGGATTGATCTACCAGGCGGGGGTTCTCTTAACGGAAGATGGACATCAATAAAATATGATAAAACAAGTAGAAATGTTTGGATAAGTTATTATAATGGGGATAATGGGGACCTTAAAGTTGCTTATTCCTTTGATTATCCCAATTATAATACATTTAATGTATTAACAATAGATACAACAGGTGATGTGGGTATGTCTTCATCTCTTGCTCTTACCACTTATGGAACACCTGTTATAGGTTATTATGATGCTACAAATCAGGATCTTAAAATTGCAGAACTCAGAGATGTTGACCCGCCTTCAGCCCCCTTAAATTTAACCGCAAATGGTGATAACCCCTCACCATGGAATAATACAGGAATATTTGAATTAAACTGGGTAAATCCTCAAGATGAAAGTGGAATAAAAAGAGCCCTATATAAACTTTATTTAGCACCCACTTCTAATTTTGATACAACAGGGACATTGAAAGCTAATTCTCCTGATACAGTTCAAATTAATACAGAAGGTATTGTTCCTCTGTATTTATGGCTTCAGGATAATGCAGGTAATTTAAACTATAACAATTACTCTGTTGTTTACTTGAGATATGATATTTCTAAACCTATAAATTCAAAAACAAAAATAAACATAAAATTTTCAAATACATCCACCTATACCATCTCATGGACAAAAGGAAATGATTTGGGAAATCCACCCTCAGGTATTATGGGTTATAATGTTTATTACAGAGATGGAAATGGACCTTGGACTTTATGGCTTTCTAATCACCCTGATACACAGGAAATTTTCACCGGATTGGACGGACACACATACTTTTTTGAAGTTACCTCTCTCGATAGTGCCTATAATGAAGAAATTGGATCATTTCTCCCTGAGGATACTTTATCTTTTGATTTAACTCCTCCTTCTGCTCCTCAAAATCTTTATGCAAATGGTTCTTCACCTTCACCATGGACAAATAACTCTCAATTTATTATAACATGGGTTGAACCAAGTGATTTTTCAGGAATAAGAAAAAGGTTTTTTAAACTCGGTTCCCCACCAAATTCCTCTTTTGATACAACAGGAACATTTCATAAAAGTCCTGATACTGTTACTATTTCTTCAGAGGGTATAATAGATCTTTATCTTTGGTTTGAGGATTCTGCTTCAAATGTTAATCATAATAATAGAGGGAATGTTAAATTGAGGTATGATATAACAAAGCCATTGAATTCATCAGTTAAGATTCCTGAAAAATCTACGAATCAAATTAATTATATTATAAACTGGTCAAGGGGCTCTGATAATCTATCAGGTATAAAATTTTATGAACTCTATTACAAGGTTAAAGGTGGAACATGGAATCTGTATCAATCAAATATAACTGATACCTTTATAAGTTTCAATTTTTCAATTACTGATACTTTTTATTACTTTGAAGTTATTTCTGTTGATAGCGCAGGTAATAAGGAAATTTTAACAGGGTTTGCAGAGGATTCAATATTTGTTGATTTTAAAGCACCATCACCACCTTTAAATTTACTTGCCAATGGCTCAAATCCTTCGCCCTGGACAAATATTAATAGATTTATTATAACATGGACTGAGCCTTATGATATATCAGGCATAAGAAATAGATTCTATAAGTTAAATTCACCTCCTTTTAATCCTTATGACACTACAAGTAGTTTTCATAGAAGTCCGGATACTTTGAGTGTAGATCAGGAAGGTATAATTCCTTTATACCTCTGGCTAAGTGATTCTCTTGGTAATATTTCTCACAACAATTCATCTTCCTGTAATCTAAGATATGATAAAACAAAACCTTTGAATGCAACCTGTAATATTATAGAGTCATCTACGAATCAGTCAGTTTTCCCTGTTAAATGGACAAAGGGTTCTGATAATTTATCCGGTATAATACATTATGAGCTTTACTATAGGGTAAAGAATTCATCATGGATTTTATATGCTGACAGTATAGTTGATACTTTTATAAATTTTCAGGCATCACTTTATGATACTTTTTATTATTTTGAAGTTATTTCTGTTGATAGTGCAGGTAATAAGGAAGTTTTAATGGGTATTCCCGAAGATTCTATTTATGTGGGAAATATAGTGCCTCTTCCGCCTCAAAATATTCTTGCAAATGGTTCAAATCCTTCTCCTTGGACAAAAGATACAGTTTTTATTTTAACCTGGCAAAATCCCTATGATCCAACAGGTATTGTAAAGGCTCTATACAAATTAGGTTCAAGACCGCAGAGTAATTATGATACCACAGGTTCTTTAAGAGGTAATCCTCCTGACACAGTATATACAAAAGTTCAGGGTGGAGTTAAACTTTATATGTGGCTTGTTAATGGTTTAGGAAATCTTGATTATCACAATATTGATTCTGTTCTTTTGAGATATGACCCAATTCCACCCCAGGGAGCCACTGCAAGTACACCTTTATACTCTATAAATGATACACTTATTGTTACCTGGACTTCTGGTGAGGATTTTGGTGGAGCAGGAATTAAGGGATATGATGTTTATTACAAGGATGGAGAAGGTCAGTGGAATTTACTTATAGGTGATATAAATTCCCTTTCTTATATTTTTATTGGTCAGCATGGTCACAAATACTTTTTTGAAGTAGTTTCAAAGGATTCAGCAGGTAATGTGGAAGTTCAGACTTTTATTCCAGAGGATTCTGTAATTTTTGACCTTGTTCCCCCTAATATCACTTCAATAATTCCATCTCATGGTTCCTCCAATGTTCCATATAATACTGATATAAAAATAAGTTTTTCAGAAAAATTAAATAGAAGAACTGTTGCCGATACAAACTTTGAAATTAGAGGCAAAAGGAGTGGTTTTCATACTTTTAATTTAACTTATGATTCTACAAATTTTGTTATAACTCTTGATCCTCATACTGGGTTTTCTTCACATGAAACAGTTTTTGTTAGTGTTTCTCAGAATATAACTGATGTTGCGGGAAACAGATTGGCTGGACAAAGAATTTTCTTTTTTATAACAGAATTGAGACCTGATACAGAGGGTCCTGTTTCAATTGCTTCCATAAATCCAGTTTCTCCAGAACCTTTTAATTATCTTGATATAAATGTTATAGTTTCGGATACAGGAAGAGGTAATTCAATTATAACTTATGCTGAGTTTTTCATTGATTCAATAGGTCAGAATGGATCTGGAATTTTCCTTGATCCTTCTGATGGAAATTTTGATGAAAATTTTGAAGAAGTTTATAAGAAAATTGATTTAGTTCCTTTAAATTTCAAAGCAGGTGAAACCCATTATATTTTTGTTCATGCTAAGGACATAAATAACAATTTTGGTAAATTCGATACAATAAAGTTTGTTATATCACCTGATGATGATACATTACCTCCTTCTTTTATTGGATTTACACAGGGATATATTAATCCCAATACCAACTTCTATATAAAGGGAGTAATTCAGGATCCTTCAGGAGTTTATGATGATAGCACAGGTTCTTTAGGCCAGGGAGTTTATCTCCTTTGGGATAATGATGGTGAAATTGATAATACTTTTAATGAGCTAAAATTAGACAGAACCTTTGGTGACACTTTCAGAACTCTTATACAGATACCAGGTCAGGATTCAGGTGAAATAGTTTATAAAGTTTATTCCCATGATAATGATTTTGATACAGGGCATCCAGCTGACAGAAAAAAAGGTGAAAGTCCGCTTTATAGGGTTATTTTTTATATTCCCATGATGGTAAATCTTACCCATTCACCTGATATTGTTTACATTGGAGACAGTTTAAAGGTAGAAGTTTCTGCAAATATTTCCTTTGGAGAGTCACCAGTTTGTAGTCTTATAACTTCTAAAGGTAGTTTGAAGTTAGAACTTCCACTTTTTGAAATTAGTGGTAATTTATACAGGGGTAAAATAATTACTGAAGGAGCTGATATTGGAATAGCACGGATTGTTGCACATTATAAGGATTATGGAACTCCAAAGAAAATTGAGGATTCAGTATTAATTCAAGCTAAAGGTGAGTTTTTACCTGAGAATACGGTTTATTTATGGCCGAATCCTGCCAGTTCTGAGGGTAATTTCCATTTTTACATAAATCAGAATGCAAAGGTTCAAGTTGAAATTTTTGATATAAGAGGTAAGAAAATTATGGAATCATCTGGTATTTTCAAAGGAGGTGTTAAGCCTCATACGATAAATTCAAATGCTATAAAATTAAATCTTAGAAATCTTGCTCCAGGAGTTTATATTTTCAGATTAAAGGCAGATGCAATTGATACAAAAGAAAGTAAAACAGTTTTGAAGAAATTTGCAATAGTGAGGTAA
- a CDS encoding transglutaminase domain-containing protein: MDTFTFRKFRTEDFKGRNKIGITYSINLEKRYKNRVLFLRSNKKRELNIELKFLILRYESKEIKNEFSDLSIFLKPDRLIPINDSTIKIAKNIINGKKGDNFEIAKIIYNYTLFYMTYDKSGEGWGRGDFWYACKYKKGNCTDFHSFFIGLARSLKIPSFFEIGLSIPREKKEGSINGYHCWAYFYNKGKWFPVDISEADKNNELKDYYFGRLDPYRISFTKGRDIVLEPPQKGEPLNYFIYPYVEINGKNFNNIKYEFRYKILN, translated from the coding sequence ATGGATACCTTTACCTTTAGAAAGTTCAGAACAGAAGATTTTAAAGGAAGAAATAAAATCGGAATTACTTACAGTATAAATCTGGAAAAAAGGTATAAAAATAGAGTACTCTTTTTAAGAAGTAATAAAAAAAGAGAACTGAATATTGAATTAAAATTTTTGATTTTGAGATATGAATCAAAGGAAATTAAGAATGAATTTTCTGATTTATCTATTTTTTTAAAACCTGATAGACTGATACCTATTAATGACAGCACAATTAAGATCGCAAAAAATATAATTAATGGAAAAAAGGGAGATAATTTTGAAATAGCAAAAATAATTTATAATTATACACTTTTCTATATGACCTATGATAAAAGTGGTGAAGGTTGGGGAAGGGGAGACTTCTGGTATGCCTGTAAGTATAAGAAAGGAAACTGCACAGATTTTCATTCCTTTTTTATTGGACTCGCAAGAAGTTTAAAAATTCCCAGTTTTTTTGAAATTGGACTTTCTATACCAAGGGAGAAAAAAGAAGGCTCAATAAATGGGTATCATTGCTGGGCTTATTTTTATAACAAGGGGAAATGGTTTCCGGTTGATATTTCAGAAGCGGATAAAAATAATGAACTTAAGGATTATTATTTTGGTAGACTTGACCCCTATAGAATAAGTTTTACAAAAGGAAGGGATATAGTTCTTGAACCTCCTCAAAAAGGTGAACCACTCAATTATTTCATTTACCCTTATGTAGAAATAAATGGAAAAAATTTTAATAACATAAAATACGAATTTAGATATAAAATTTTAAATTAA
- a CDS encoding PorV/PorQ family protein, with protein MGIFINLLVFLVGAKFLTLGIGAREISMGSIGSVFVRDANATYFNPALLSMQDMGNFMASHTNYLLDMRLESFSVSHPFGKIHTGLNFYGFFVSELEGRTGPSETFSLFGASFLNTNFSIASFLYRNLSLGLSIKNVYEKIDTFSSSSFALDFGFLYKPEISFFEIGGVLSNFGSKLKLKSENYELPSSLRLGAGFYFKDLKFALEVFKILKENTEFHTGFEYLIKDILFLRMGYKTGYKDAYSLAGLTFGFGLKYSGFNFDYAFEPYGDFGNIHRLSFGMNFKPLKIKFPEKKKEPIIEPKPEPKKIVFKEVKPLYPFNLDSLYLKAVKEYENKNFISSYKFFMEIIYIDKTFKNSYNYFVEIKSNLLKNKIELAISEYEKNLAASNYLDAYSVIKNSYETLEKPEILGYKLREIEEIILRKTQIKVEREFLFNALKFYSDKRYRDAINEFRKIKKNEVLSEWIKKCEEKRERKIKSLERDLEFYIKNENYEKAYDAIQELEIEGYISSQLMVTKTRIENKLKEKSKVFYDQAVNMEKNKKLVEALLLISKSVKTYPLEESKLLESRIIENFKGNSKLYEELMIYSIKLFHQGNNEDALILWEKAENINPSDERLSYVKIFINF; from the coding sequence ATGGGAATTTTTATTAATTTATTAGTATTTTTAGTTGGTGCTAAATTCTTAACCCTTGGTATAGGTGCAAGGGAAATTTCAATGGGTTCAATAGGTTCTGTTTTTGTGAGAGATGCTAATGCAACATATTTCAATCCTGCTCTACTTTCTATGCAGGATATGGGTAATTTTATGGCTTCCCATACCAATTATCTCCTTGATATGAGGTTGGAATCTTTCAGTGTATCCCATCCTTTTGGTAAAATTCATACTGGTTTAAATTTTTATGGTTTTTTTGTTTCAGAACTGGAAGGGAGAACTGGACCTTCAGAAACTTTTTCTCTCTTCGGGGCATCTTTTTTAAATACAAATTTTTCAATTGCTTCCTTTTTATATAGAAATTTAAGTTTAGGTTTGTCAATAAAAAATGTGTATGAAAAAATAGATACTTTCAGTTCTTCTTCCTTTGCTTTGGATTTTGGTTTTTTATATAAACCTGAAATATCTTTCTTTGAAATTGGAGGTGTTTTATCTAATTTTGGAAGTAAATTGAAATTGAAATCTGAAAATTATGAATTACCTTCATCTTTAAGACTTGGAGCTGGTTTTTATTTTAAAGATTTAAAATTTGCCCTTGAAGTTTTTAAAATATTAAAAGAAAACACCGAGTTTCATACAGGGTTTGAATATCTCATTAAAGATATACTTTTTTTGAGAATGGGTTATAAAACAGGCTATAAAGATGCCTATTCTTTAGCTGGTTTAACTTTTGGTTTTGGACTAAAATATTCTGGTTTTAATTTTGATTATGCTTTTGAACCCTATGGAGATTTTGGTAATATCCATAGATTGAGCTTTGGAATGAATTTTAAACCTTTAAAGATAAAATTTCCCGAGAAGAAGAAAGAACCTATTATTGAACCAAAGCCAGAACCAAAAAAAATTGTTTTTAAAGAAGTTAAACCTCTTTATCCCTTTAATCTTGATTCACTTTATTTAAAAGCTGTTAAGGAGTATGAAAATAAAAATTTTATAAGTTCCTATAAGTTTTTTATGGAGATAATTTATATAGATAAAACATTTAAAAATTCATATAACTATTTTGTTGAAATAAAAAGTAATCTTTTAAAGAACAAGATTGAGCTTGCTATATCAGAATACGAAAAAAATCTTGCTGCTTCTAATTATCTTGATGCTTATTCTGTTATTAAAAACTCTTACGAAACTCTTGAAAAACCTGAAATTCTTGGTTATAAATTAAGAGAAATAGAAGAGATAATTTTGAGAAAAACACAAATTAAAGTGGAAAGGGAATTTCTTTTTAATGCCTTGAAATTTTACTCAGATAAAAGATACAGAGATGCAATAAATGAATTCAGAAAAATTAAAAAGAATGAAGTTCTTTCTGAATGGATTAAAAAGTGTGAGGAAAAAAGGGAAAGAAAAATTAAATCCCTTGAAAGAGATCTTGAATTTTACATAAAAAATGAAAATTACGAAAAAGCTTATGATGCTATACAGGAACTTGAAATTGAAGGTTATATTTCCTCCCAGTTGATGGTAACAAAGACAAGGATAGAGAATAAGCTTAAAGAAAAATCTAAGGTTTTTTATGATCAGGCTGTAAATATGGAAAAAAACAAAAAATTAGTTGAAGCTCTTCTTCTTATATCGAAATCTGTCAAAACATACCCTCTTGAAGAGTCAAAATTACTTGAAAGTAGAATTATTGAGAATTTTAAAGGAAATTCTAAACTTTATGAAGAACTAATGATATATTCAATTAAACTTTTTCATCAAGGAAATAATGAGGATGCTTTAATTTTATGGGAAAAGGCTGAAAATATTAACCCCTCTGATGAAAGGTTATCCTATGTGAAAATCTTTATAAACTTTTAG
- a CDS encoding cysteine synthase, translating into MNIKKSLLELIGKTPLVELSERFKGDIRARIFLKLEFMNPGGSVKDRIGIKMIEEAERRGLIKEGATIIEPTSGNTGVGLAIVCAIKGYKMIFTMPDKVSKEKEMLLRAYGAEVIRCPTDVPPEDERSYYKVAERLAKEIENSFLPNQYANPFNPLAHYLTTGPEIWEDTDGKITHFVCGIGTGGTITGVTKFLKEKNPRIKVIGVDPEGSIYHELFYNTKGEIHQYKVEGIGEDFLPSTCDLSLIDEIIVVDDKSSFETARRLARIEGILAGGSSGSAVFASLKLAKDLDENSIIVVILPDTGRNYLSKFYNDEWMKKEKFL; encoded by the coding sequence ATGAATATTAAAAAAAGTTTGTTAGAGCTTATTGGTAAAACTCCTCTTGTTGAACTCAGTGAAAGATTTAAGGGTGATATAAGGGCGAGAATATTTTTAAAACTTGAATTTATGAATCCTGGAGGAAGTGTTAAGGATAGAATTGGGATAAAGATGATTGAGGAGGCGGAGAGAAGGGGTCTTATAAAAGAAGGTGCAACTATTATAGAGCCCACATCAGGAAATACAGGGGTTGGTCTTGCAATTGTTTGTGCAATAAAGGGTTATAAGATGATATTTACAATGCCTGATAAGGTAAGTAAAGAAAAGGAAATGCTCTTAAGAGCCTATGGTGCTGAAGTTATAAGGTGTCCGACAGATGTTCCTCCTGAGGATGAAAGAAGTTATTATAAAGTTGCAGAGAGATTAGCAAAGGAGATAGAAAATTCTTTTTTGCCCAATCAGTATGCAAATCCATTCAATCCCTTGGCCCATTATTTAACAACAGGACCTGAAATATGGGAGGATACAGATGGTAAAATTACTCATTTTGTCTGTGGAATTGGGACAGGTGGAACTATTACAGGTGTTACAAAATTTTTAAAAGAAAAAAATCCCCGAATCAAAGTTATAGGAGTTGATCCAGAAGGCTCTATTTATCATGAATTATTTTATAATACTAAAGGTGAGATTCATCAGTATAAAGTGGAGGGTATAGGGGAGGATTTTTTGCCTTCTACCTGTGATTTAAGTTTGATAGATGAGATTATAGTAGTTGATGATAAATCTTCATTTGAAACAGCAAGGAGACTTGCAAGAATAGAGGGAATATTAGCTGGAGGCTCATCAGGTTCAGCAGTATTTGCAAGCTTGAAGTTAGCAAAAGATCTTGATGAAAATTCAATTATTGTTGTAATTTTACCTGATACAGGTAGAAATTATCTTTCAAAATTTTATAACGATGAATGGATGAAAAAGGAGAAATTTTTATGA
- the tpx gene encoding thiol peroxidase, producing the protein MNRVTLRGNPLTLEGELPEKGKSAPLFIALDENFSLKSLKSFEGKIKIISSVPSLDTPVCSTETKKISEMMKKFESPEYIFITISMDLPFAQKRWCGANGVNNVITLSDFKDKSFGKNYGVLIKENGLLARCVFIIDKDDTIRYIQLVPEITSEPDYSDIEENLKKI; encoded by the coding sequence ATGAATAGAGTTACTTTAAGAGGGAATCCTTTAACTCTTGAAGGGGAGCTTCCTGAAAAAGGAAAATCCGCTCCTTTATTCATTGCCCTTGATGAAAATTTTTCTTTAAAATCTCTTAAGAGTTTTGAGGGTAAAATTAAAATAATTTCTTCTGTTCCTTCTCTTGATACTCCTGTTTGTTCAACTGAAACTAAAAAAATTTCTGAAATGATGAAAAAATTTGAATCTCCTGAATATATTTTCATAACCATAAGTATGGACCTTCCTTTTGCCCAGAAGAGATGGTGTGGAGCTAATGGAGTAAATAATGTAATTACTCTTTCTGATTTTAAAGATAAATCCTTCGGGAAAAATTATGGTGTTCTTATCAAGGAAAATGGTCTTCTGGCAAGGTGTGTTTTCATAATTGATAAAGATGATACAATAAGATACATTCAACTTGTCCCAGAGATTACAAGTGAACCTGATTACTCTGATATTGAAGAAAATCTAAAAAAGATTTAA